From Deltaproteobacteria bacterium, the proteins below share one genomic window:
- a CDS encoding 3-hydroxyacyl-CoA dehydrogenase NAD-binding domain-containing protein: MAEIKRIGVIGAGLMGSGIAQVAAQAGFNVVMRDVEDKFLERGFSSIKKSLNLLLEKGKITRAQREAALGKIKGTLFLEEAGIDADIIIEAAPENLELKKKLFKELDEICPPPSILATNTSSLSITEISTATRRPDKVIGMHFASPVQVMRGVEIIRGLETSDAT, translated from the coding sequence ATGGCAGAGATAAAGAGAATTGGGGTGATCGGTGCGGGCCTTATGGGGAGTGGCATAGCCCAGGTGGCGGCGCAGGCGGGATTCAATGTAGTCATGAGGGACGTGGAGGATAAATTTCTCGAGCGCGGTTTTAGCTCCATTAAAAAAAGTTTAAACCTCCTTTTGGAAAAAGGGAAGATAACCCGGGCGCAAAGGGAAGCGGCCTTGGGGAAAATCAAAGGAACCCTCTTTTTGGAGGAGGCCGGGATAGATGCTGATATTATTATCGAAGCCGCTCCGGAAAACCTGGAATTGAAGAAGAAGCTATTTAAAGAGTTGGATGAAATATGTCCGCCTCCAAGCATCTTGGCGACCAATACCTCTTCCTTGAGTATCACCGAGATTTCCACCGCCACCCGCAGACCTGATAAGGTCATCGGGATGCATTTTGCCAGCCCGGTCCAGGTAATGAGGGGCGTTGAAATTATTCGCGGCCTGGAAACCTCTGATGCAACC